TGGTGTAACTCATGATATGTTAGTCCTAACAGATAAGGAATATAATGAATGGGATAAAGAATTAAATGAAATCTATGATTTATTAAGACAAGAATTATCATCTGATGAAATGAAAAGATTAAACAAAGAAGAAACTCTATGGATAGCACAAAAAGAAAATAGGGCTAAAAAATCTGAAGAATTACAAGGCGTTGGAAGCCAACTAGGAAAAATAGAATACCAAGCATCTTTGTCGCATTCAACTCAAAGCAGATGTTATGAATTGGTATATAGATATATGAAATAATTAAAAATTAGAGCATTCAATATTAACAGATATTAAGCAATTACCAACTTACAAAAAAGTAGCACATATTTTTGTAAGTTGGTAATTGCTTACAAATTATGTGCTAAAAATCTATATTATAAATATAATTAAAATTTAAATTATTTAATATCATTTGTTTGATTTTGATTTAATCTCAGTCATATTTTGCTGAGTTGTATCTGTATCGTAGAAAGCATTACAAGCAACTAATACAAGACATAAAAGAATAACTATACCTAACATATTTATTCCTCCCTTAATTATATACTTGTTTATATATATATTATAACACCGTTGATGTAAACGTTGTATCTTTTTTAAAAAATTTTGCAAAAAAAATTTGGAGCTGTATTAATAACTCCTTTTTATAAATGATCCTAATTGCAGCATAGCTGCTCTTTTTAAAGAGATGATCCTAATTGCAGCAGAGCTGCTCTTTTTAAAGGTGTGTATCTTTTTTTAAAAATTTTTGCAAAAAAATTGGAGCTGTATTAACAACTCCTTTTTATAAATGATCCTAATTGCAGAATAGTTCTGTATCGCAGCATAGCTGCTCTTTTTATATGTGCATAGCTGCTCTTTTTTAAGAAATGATCTTAATTGCAGCATAGCTGCTCTTTTTTAATGTGTGTATTTTTCAATAACAGAAACTTTATAATCTTTTAAATTATCTTTTTGACCTTGGAAGATTAACGGTTCAATCTTATATCCTTCTATATTATCTACATAAGTTAAATATATTTCTTTATCTAAAGCTTCTATTTCTTTAATAAAATTAAACATATCTTCATTAACTCTATCTTTATAAAGATTATCTAATTCTATATGAAAGCAGCCTATAGAATTTTCTTCTTTCATTCTTACTATGTCATTTTTAATTAAACCAGCAATATACGATAACTTTAAAATCATTCCTCTTCCCTTACACAAGGTACACTTTTCTTCCATATACTCATATACACTTTTTCCTTGTCTTTTTCTTGCGATTTGAACTAGATCCAATTGGGTAAAAGGAAATATCTTTATATTACCCTTATCTGATTTTAAACTTTCCTTAAGCGCATCCATTACAATATCTTTTTGACTTTTATCCCTCATATCAATAAAATCTATAACTATAATTCCACTTAAATTTCTAAGTCGTATTTGCTTTCCTATTTCTTTAGCCGCTTCTAAATTAGTTTCTAAAATTGTTTTATTAAAATTTCTTTCCTTTATATTCTTTCCTGTATTAATGTCAATTACATACATAGCTTCTGTTTTATCTATTACTATGTATCCTCCACAAGGTAGATTCACTTTATTGTGTCTTAATTTTAATAATTCCTTTTCTAATCCATAGAAGTCAAAAAGATTTCTAAAATTATCATGTTTTTCTAATTTGATATTTTCTTTCCCTCTTACAAACATTTCTATTTTTTCAAAGTCAATATCAGTATCTACATAAATTTTAGTAGTCTCATTTTTATCTGAATTGTTTAATATCTTTATTAAACTTAAGTCTTCTCCATAAAGTTTTTTCTGACCTAGAGAATGCTTCATTTTATTATCTATATTTTCAAATTCCTTATAAAGCTTATTTATTTCATCATTAAGCTCTACTAAATCTACATTTATGCCTTCAGTTCTTATTGTTATACTAGCATTTTCTAAAGGTTTAATGTTGTTTAAAATAATATTCTTTTTTTCATTATCTTCTATTCTTTTAGAAAAATTTATTCCTTTTTCATAGCAATTTAATACAACATATTTCCCGGGAATTGAAACTTTCGAAGTTAATTTAGCACCTTTATCATTAATAGGTTCTTTAATTACTTCAACTAATATTTCTTCACCTTTCTTGATACCTTTAGCTTTTAATTCTTCACTATAATACATGTAACCTTCTTTATCTAATCCAATATCCACAAAAATAGAATTTATAGCTGGGAGAATATTTTTTATTTTTCCTTTATAAATCTCACCAATTATTGGCTCATTATTATTTTCCTCAACAATACTTTCAATCAATTCATTATTAGATTTAATAGCTATTCTTAAAATCTTTTCTCTTCTCTCAATAAAAATTTCTTTCACTCTTAAACACCAGCCTTTCAGTTTACAGTGAGCTCTTAACTGAACTAAGTGGAGCAAGTTTATCATTTTTATAGAAATACATTTCTTCTCTTTTTATATTAATAAAAGAATCTAACATAGCATTTGATGTTTTTTCTTGAATATAACTTACTAGTAAATCTGCACTTAAGTGTTCTCTACTTCCTGTGCTTAATACTACATTTAAAACTAAATACTCATCTTTTATCCAAAAGCTTATTTCCTTAACAAAAGCTCTTATATCAACTTCTTTTTCGCCTTTTTTAGTTTTCTTTATTGTTATCCATTCTTTAACTTCTAATAACTTATTCATTTCTTCTTCTAATTTAGTATTATCCGAATACTTAACTTTTATAATATATCTAGCTGCATCAATTAATGCCATAGCTTGTGGCACTTTCTTTTCTCCTTCTTTGTAAGAAATTGCAGTAGCACTTATATACTTTATTCCACTTGGTGCTGTTTCATTTAATTTATCTATAATTTCTTTTTCATCCACTTCAGTTGTAAGCACCATATCCATATATTCACCATTTGAATATACTCCTACAGATAATGGTTGTGCTATTGAAGTATTCATATGTGGATTAAAACCTTGTGAATATTCTATGGGTAGTCCTGCTCTTCTAATATTTTTTTGAATAGTTTTAAGCACATCTAAATGTGATATGAACTTAATATTTTCTTCTTTAGTAAATTTAGTT
The window above is part of the Clostridium saccharoperbutylacetonicum N1-4(HMT) genome. Proteins encoded here:
- a CDS encoding TIGR03936 family radical SAM-associated protein, with amino-acid sequence MRYLTKFTKEENIKFISHLDVLKTIQKNIRRAGLPIEYSQGFNPHMNTSIAQPLSVGVYSNGEYMDMVLTTEVDEKEIIDKLNETAPSGIKYISATAISYKEGEKKVPQAMALIDAARYIIKVKYSDNTKLEEEMNKLLEVKEWITIKKTKKGEKEVDIRAFVKEISFWIKDEYLVLNVVLSTGSREHLSADLLVSYIQEKTSNAMLDSFINIKREEMYFYKNDKLAPLSSVKSSL
- a CDS encoding Rne/Rng family ribonuclease, encoding MKEIFIERREKILRIAIKSNNELIESIVEENNNEPIIGEIYKGKIKNILPAINSIFVDIGLDKEGYMYYSEELKAKGIKKGEEILVEVIKEPINDKGAKLTSKVSIPGKYVVLNCYEKGINFSKRIEDNEKKNIILNNIKPLENASITIRTEGINVDLVELNDEINKLYKEFENIDNKMKHSLGQKKLYGEDLSLIKILNNSDKNETTKIYVDTDIDFEKIEMFVRGKENIKLEKHDNFRNLFDFYGLEKELLKLRHNKVNLPCGGYIVIDKTEAMYVIDINTGKNIKERNFNKTILETNLEAAKEIGKQIRLRNLSGIIVIDFIDMRDKSQKDIVMDALKESLKSDKGNIKIFPFTQLDLVQIARKRQGKSVYEYMEEKCTLCKGRGMILKLSYIAGLIKNDIVRMKEENSIGCFHIELDNLYKDRVNEDMFNFIKEIEALDKEIYLTYVDNIEGYKIEPLIFQGQKDNLKDYKVSVIEKYTH